The following are from one region of the Natronosporangium hydrolyticum genome:
- a CDS encoding class I SAM-dependent methyltransferase → MSPASASPSYLLDNRHHAAAAHHRALAELLDPWTRQRIRQRVRLGQIRRCLEVGTGGGSIVAWLADQISPWGHVVACDLRPAHIADHPRIVTVAHDLQSDAPLPELLGDRFDLVVARLLLGHLPLRRTILHRLAQLLAPGGVLLVEDWAGLREEVVIAAPDRRAGELYQRFQDAVAAAFDAAGVDRRWPRQLHAAMLDEGMVDVETAVHARYWTGGTAGARLAGAMIEQLRPRLVTAGMTEAELAELSVRLDDPRLVVHGHPLYSTAGAR, encoded by the coding sequence GTGAGCCCCGCCTCGGCATCGCCGAGCTACCTGCTCGACAACCGGCACCACGCGGCCGCCGCCCATCACCGCGCGCTAGCCGAACTCCTCGACCCGTGGACCCGGCAACGGATCCGGCAACGGGTCCGGCTGGGGCAGATCCGGCGCTGCCTGGAGGTCGGCACCGGCGGCGGCAGTATCGTCGCCTGGCTGGCGGACCAGATCTCGCCGTGGGGACACGTGGTCGCGTGCGATCTACGGCCGGCACACATCGCCGACCATCCCCGGATCGTCACGGTCGCCCACGACCTGCAGTCCGACGCCCCGTTGCCGGAGCTGTTGGGCGACCGGTTCGACCTGGTGGTGGCACGACTGCTCCTGGGCCACCTGCCGTTGCGCCGGACCATCCTGCACCGGCTCGCCCAGCTGTTGGCCCCCGGCGGCGTGTTGCTCGTCGAGGACTGGGCCGGACTCCGGGAGGAGGTCGTGATCGCGGCACCGGATCGGCGCGCCGGTGAGCTTTACCAGCGGTTCCAGGATGCCGTCGCCGCCGCCTTCGACGCTGCCGGGGTGGATCGGCGGTGGCCCCGGCAGCTTCACGCGGCGATGCTGGATGAGGGGATGGTGGATGTAGAGACCGCGGTCCACGCGCGCTACTGGACCGGCGGTACGGCGGGCGCCCGGTTGGCCGGGGCGATGATCGAGCAGCTTCGGCCGCGGCTGGTGACCGCGGGTATGACCGAGGCGGAGCTGGCCGAGCTCTCGGTGCGGTTGGACGATCCGCGGCTGGTCGTCCACGGTCATCCGCTCTACTCCACGGCCGGGGCCCGTTGA
- a CDS encoding ABC transporter permease, with amino-acid sequence MRPRPYRVVVRPAIGLAAAVGVWWGLVTAFDVPTFFLPAPPDVVDALRRQGPYLLRETWATLGHTLGGFGLATAAGLAAAGMLSASTWLRETVLPVLVALQAVPKVALAPLLIIWLGFGTESKVALVGLLCFFPIVVATLAGLRATPAELVELARSLSGSRLRTFRSVRLPYAAPQIFTGLKVAVSLALIGAVVAQITTPNAGLGAVIVRSGQSADTPLAFAAIGLLAAVGIGLYYSLTGLERLFLPWARATAA; translated from the coding sequence TTGAGACCGCGGCCGTACCGGGTGGTCGTCCGGCCCGCGATCGGGCTGGCCGCCGCGGTGGGTGTCTGGTGGGGGCTGGTGACGGCCTTCGACGTGCCCACCTTCTTTCTGCCCGCCCCGCCCGACGTGGTGGATGCCCTTCGTCGGCAGGGCCCCTACCTGCTCCGGGAGACCTGGGCGACGCTCGGCCATACCCTCGGCGGGTTCGGCCTCGCCACCGCCGCTGGCCTGGCCGCCGCCGGGATGCTGTCGGCGTCAACCTGGTTGCGGGAGACGGTGCTGCCGGTGCTGGTCGCGCTGCAGGCGGTGCCGAAGGTCGCGCTGGCGCCACTGTTGATCATTTGGTTGGGGTTCGGCACCGAGTCCAAAGTGGCGTTGGTTGGGCTGCTCTGCTTCTTCCCGATCGTGGTGGCCACCCTGGCGGGGCTCCGCGCTACTCCCGCGGAGTTGGTGGAGCTGGCTCGATCCCTCTCCGGCTCGCGGCTGCGGACCTTCCGAAGCGTCCGGTTGCCGTACGCGGCGCCGCAGATCTTCACCGGCTTGAAGGTCGCGGTTTCGCTCGCGTTGATCGGGGCGGTGGTCGCGCAGATAACCACGCCGAACGCCGGCCTCGGGGCGGTGATCGTCCGCTCCGGTCAGTCTGCCGATACGCCGCTGGCCTTCGCCGCGATCGGGTTGCTCGCGGCCGTGGGTATCGGGCTCTATTACTCGTTGACCGGGTTGGAGCGACTGTTTCTGCCGTGGGCGCGGGCCACGGCAGCCTAG
- the metF gene encoding methylenetetrahydrofolate reductase [NAD(P)H] yields the protein MVATSPTGPTGRHPSIGDLIRDQAPTFSFEFFPPKTPEQETILWRSIRDLETLRPSFVSITYGAGGTTRDTTVEVTEKVATETTLLPMAHLTAVNHSVAELRNVIGRLAAAGIRNLMLIRGDPPGDPEGDWVQHPEGLRYAEELVQLARQIGDFSVGVAAFPYKHPRSSDMAEDTAHFVQKCQAGADFAVTQMFFDETEYLRLRDRVEAAGCDTPIVAGVMPVTSMRTIEMSEKFSGAPFPAKLGEEFAKVADDPKAVRALGIAKASEMCRRLLDEGVPGIHFITLNRSTATREVWENLGVSATA from the coding sequence ATGGTAGCTACGTCCCCCACTGGTCCTACCGGTCGACATCCGTCGATCGGCGACCTGATTCGAGACCAAGCACCCACCTTCTCCTTCGAGTTCTTCCCCCCGAAGACCCCGGAGCAGGAAACTATCCTGTGGCGGTCGATTCGGGACCTGGAGACTCTTCGCCCATCGTTCGTGTCGATCACCTACGGTGCGGGTGGCACCACCCGTGACACCACGGTGGAGGTGACCGAGAAGGTCGCCACCGAGACCACGCTGCTGCCGATGGCTCATCTCACCGCGGTGAACCACTCGGTCGCCGAGCTGCGCAACGTGATCGGGCGGCTGGCCGCGGCCGGGATCCGCAACCTAATGCTGATCCGGGGCGATCCGCCCGGAGACCCCGAGGGTGACTGGGTCCAGCACCCGGAAGGGCTCCGCTACGCCGAAGAGCTGGTCCAGTTGGCCAGGCAGATCGGCGACTTCAGCGTCGGGGTGGCCGCCTTCCCCTACAAGCACCCCCGCTCGTCCGACATGGCGGAGGACACCGCTCATTTCGTACAGAAATGCCAGGCTGGCGCGGACTTCGCGGTAACCCAGATGTTCTTCGACGAAACCGAGTATCTCCGCCTGCGCGACCGGGTGGAGGCGGCCGGCTGCGACACCCCCATCGTCGCGGGCGTCATGCCGGTGACCTCGATGCGGACCATCGAGATGTCCGAGAAGTTCTCGGGTGCACCGTTCCCGGCGAAGCTCGGCGAGGAGTTCGCGAAGGTGGCCGACGACCCCAAGGCGGTCCGGGCCCTGGGCATCGCCAAAGCCAGCGAAATGTGCCGGCGGCTGCTCGACGAGGGCGTGCCCGGCATTCACTTCATTACGCTCAACCGTTCCACCGCCACCCGTGAGGTTTGGGAGAACCTGGGAGTCTCGGCCACGGCCTGA
- a CDS encoding CDP-alcohol phosphatidyltransferase family protein yields the protein MGWHQYAVAWAAQHGGYDLRRAPPSVRAWLRAGYSVARILQPLRIGPGLMFGLGGVLAVAVAVAAAGSGAGGLLLAAVLVPLSAFVGTLDGALTVLHQGDTARAAIRSVLMNRLGEVGWLTGFWLVGVPVTLVVITGAVTFLYEAGAREAIAGGMTRVGVHTVADRPMRVWVTTLGLLFAAFFAAVGVPLAAGLLAVATVVWLALVLVGAGQLTTAVRRSLADQR from the coding sequence ATGGGTTGGCACCAGTACGCCGTGGCGTGGGCCGCGCAGCACGGCGGCTATGACCTGCGCCGGGCGCCGCCGTCGGTCCGAGCATGGCTGCGGGCCGGCTATAGCGTGGCGCGGATCCTGCAACCGCTGCGGATCGGCCCCGGGCTGATGTTCGGGCTGGGCGGAGTGCTCGCGGTGGCGGTCGCGGTAGCCGCCGCCGGCAGCGGCGCGGGTGGGCTGCTGCTGGCCGCGGTGCTGGTCCCGCTGTCCGCCTTCGTCGGCACCCTGGACGGTGCGCTCACCGTGCTGCACCAGGGCGACACCGCCCGCGCGGCGATCCGGAGCGTGCTGATGAACCGGCTCGGGGAGGTTGGTTGGCTCACTGGGTTCTGGCTCGTCGGAGTGCCGGTGACGCTGGTCGTGATCACCGGTGCGGTCACCTTCCTCTACGAAGCGGGCGCCCGGGAAGCCATCGCCGGCGGCATGACCAGGGTCGGTGTCCACACTGTCGCCGACCGCCCGATGCGGGTCTGGGTGACCACGCTAGGTCTGCTCTTCGCGGCCTTCTTCGCCGCCGTCGGGGTACCGTTGGCGGCAGGGCTGTTGGCGGTGGCGACCGTCGTCTGGCTGGCGCTGGTGCTGGTGGGCGCAGGTCAGCTCACCACCGCGGTGCGGCGCTCGCTCGCCGACCAGCGTTGA
- a CDS encoding GNAT family N-acetyltransferase: MRLVRWTPDDLIRRVDDVLAVYSDAMGYRPEAVAARRGYLATHVRRPDFRAVATLDSSGELIGFGYGYRSAPGQWWHDQVSAAIPAAERGPWLRDCFEVVELHVRPGGQGHGLGAAQLRALLRLASGSTTLLSTPEADEQRSRAWRLYRRFGFVDVVRNLTFPGDVRRFAVLGRALPLEEELLNPPRRSESQPG, encoded by the coding sequence ATGAGGTTGGTCCGCTGGACACCGGATGATCTGATCCGGCGTGTCGACGATGTGCTCGCCGTCTACTCTGACGCGATGGGTTACCGCCCGGAGGCGGTTGCGGCCCGCCGCGGCTATCTGGCTACGCACGTGCGCCGGCCCGATTTCCGGGCGGTGGCCACCCTGGACAGCAGCGGCGAGTTGATCGGGTTCGGGTACGGCTACCGGTCGGCGCCCGGACAGTGGTGGCACGACCAGGTGAGCGCCGCGATCCCGGCGGCGGAGCGGGGGCCGTGGCTGCGGGACTGCTTCGAAGTGGTCGAGCTCCATGTGCGCCCCGGCGGTCAGGGCCACGGGCTCGGCGCCGCGCAGCTGCGCGCGTTGCTCCGGCTAGCCTCCGGCAGCACCACATTACTGTCCACACCCGAGGCTGATGAGCAACGTTCCCGCGCGTGGCGACTCTACCGACGGTTCGGGTTCGTCGATGTGGTGCGCAACCTGACCTTTCCGGGCGATGTCCGCCGGTTCGCGGTGCTCGGCCGCGCCTTGCCATTGGAGGAGGAGCTGCTCAATCCGCCTCGTCGCTCCGAGAGCCAGCCGGGCTGA
- a CDS encoding YbaK/EbsC family protein — protein MPQLHPNAQAVQQALDAADARDAAGSPTSIRILPAGVHTAAAAAAALAVTVGQIANSLVFDAGGEPLLVLTSGAHRVDTDRVATTVGAPWVRRATPEFVRLHTGQPIGGVAPVGHPKPVRTLLDESLAGHEEIWAAGGIPQAVFPTTYSELLRVTSATPADVA, from the coding sequence ATGCCACAGCTGCATCCCAATGCCCAGGCAGTCCAGCAGGCGCTGGACGCCGCCGACGCGCGCGACGCTGCCGGATCACCCACCAGCATCCGGATTCTTCCCGCGGGGGTTCACACCGCCGCCGCCGCGGCCGCGGCATTGGCGGTGACCGTCGGCCAGATCGCCAATTCGCTCGTCTTCGACGCCGGCGGTGAGCCGCTGCTGGTGCTCACCTCCGGCGCCCACCGGGTCGACACCGACCGAGTCGCGACTACGGTCGGGGCGCCGTGGGTCCGCCGGGCCACGCCGGAGTTCGTCCGGCTGCACACCGGCCAGCCGATCGGCGGGGTCGCCCCGGTCGGCCACCCCAAGCCGGTGCGCACGTTGCTGGACGAGTCACTCGCCGGGCATGAGGAGATCTGGGCGGCCGGCGGCATCCCGCAGGCGGTCTTCCCCACCACCTACTCTGAACTCTTGCGGGTGACCAGCGCGACGCCAGCCGACGTGGCGTGA
- a CDS encoding SDR family NAD(P)-dependent oxidoreductase, which translates to MTRSHVAIVTGANHGIGAATAVALAARGCAVLCTYWRLQDPVDEGIPEAHRRHRAAGAEQVVAQIEAAGGRAEAVEEDLSDPAAPARLFDRAEHLLGPVDILVNNATGWLADTFAPASVDRLGRGLQPVTAAAWQQQFAVDAQAPALLIAELARRVAARGGGWGRIVGLHSGGELGFPEEVSYGAAKAAQLNYTMSAAVELAPLGITANMVHPPVTDTGWVTEAVRETVAASPALVHVADPAEVAEVIAYLCSDAAKLITGNLITLR; encoded by the coding sequence ATGACCAGATCTCACGTGGCGATCGTGACCGGCGCCAACCACGGCATCGGTGCGGCCACCGCGGTCGCGCTGGCGGCCCGAGGATGCGCGGTGCTCTGTACCTACTGGCGGCTGCAGGACCCGGTGGATGAGGGGATCCCCGAGGCGCACCGGCGGCACCGCGCGGCCGGCGCCGAGCAAGTGGTCGCGCAGATCGAGGCGGCCGGCGGGCGGGCAGAGGCGGTCGAGGAAGACCTCTCCGACCCGGCCGCACCCGCCCGCCTGTTCGATCGGGCGGAGCACCTACTCGGCCCGGTGGACATCCTGGTCAACAACGCCACCGGCTGGTTGGCCGACACCTTCGCCCCCGCCAGCGTCGACCGGCTCGGCCGCGGCCTGCAGCCGGTCACTGCCGCCGCATGGCAGCAGCAGTTCGCGGTGGACGCGCAGGCGCCAGCGCTGTTGATCGCCGAACTAGCCCGCCGGGTCGCGGCCCGCGGCGGTGGCTGGGGGCGGATCGTCGGCCTGCACTCCGGCGGCGAACTCGGCTTCCCGGAGGAGGTCTCGTACGGGGCGGCGAAGGCGGCCCAGCTCAACTACACCATGTCCGCGGCGGTGGAGCTGGCGCCGTTAGGCATCACCGCCAACATGGTCCACCCGCCGGTCACCGACACCGGCTGGGTCACCGAGGCGGTCCGCGAAACGGTGGCGGCCAGCCCGGCGCTGGTGCACGTGGCAGACCCGGCGGAGGTAGCGGAGGTGATCGCGTACCTCTGCTCGGACGCGGCGAAGCTGATCACCGGGAACCTGATCACGCTCCGCTGA
- a CDS encoding ketopantoate reductase family protein, which yields MHYVIIGAGAVGGTIGGRLHQHGHRVTLVARGAQLAALRDAGLRLATPVAEHQLAVPVVAGPAELELTPDCTLILTVKSQDTVAALDTWADVPVRGGGVAGDRLPLVCAQNGVANEPAALRRFAQVYAACVWLPATYLAAGTVAAQGHPYSGQLQLGRYPEPDPPGPALEQLAADLTGSAVAASVRPDPMRWKYGKLLANLANGLDALFDERDPELLTQVRDEGAAVLRAAGTPHTTRAEEAAERGDRVELRPVAGQRRAGSSTRQSLARGAGSVEVDYLNGEIVLLGRRHGVETPANLAVQRAVRRAVHDGTAPGQFPVAEFRAILAASDS from the coding sequence ATGCATTACGTGATCATCGGTGCGGGCGCAGTCGGCGGCACCATCGGCGGACGGCTCCACCAGCACGGACACCGAGTCACCCTGGTGGCGCGCGGGGCACAGCTGGCGGCGCTGCGCGACGCGGGGCTGCGACTGGCCACGCCGGTGGCGGAGCACCAGCTGGCCGTGCCGGTGGTCGCCGGACCGGCGGAGCTCGAGCTGACCCCCGACTGCACGCTGATCCTGACCGTCAAGTCGCAAGACACCGTCGCCGCACTGGACACGTGGGCGGACGTCCCGGTGCGGGGCGGCGGCGTCGCCGGCGACCGGCTGCCGCTGGTCTGCGCCCAGAACGGGGTCGCCAACGAGCCGGCGGCGCTGCGCCGCTTCGCCCAGGTGTATGCGGCCTGCGTGTGGCTGCCGGCCACCTACCTGGCGGCGGGCACGGTCGCGGCCCAGGGGCACCCATACTCTGGGCAGCTACAGCTGGGCCGCTATCCGGAACCCGACCCGCCCGGTCCCGCGCTGGAGCAGCTCGCCGCCGACCTGACCGGCAGCGCGGTCGCCGCCAGCGTCCGGCCCGACCCGATGCGGTGGAAGTACGGCAAACTGCTGGCGAACCTGGCGAACGGGCTCGACGCCCTCTTCGACGAACGTGACCCGGAGCTGCTCACCCAGGTACGCGATGAGGGTGCGGCGGTGCTGCGGGCGGCGGGAACCCCGCACACCACGCGGGCGGAGGAGGCCGCGGAGCGAGGGGACCGGGTGGAGCTGCGGCCGGTGGCCGGCCAGCGCCGGGCCGGCAGTTCGACCCGGCAGAGCCTGGCCCGGGGCGCCGGCTCGGTGGAGGTCGACTATCTCAACGGTGAGATCGTTCTACTGGGGCGGCGGCACGGCGTCGAGACCCCGGCCAACCTTGCGGTGCAGCGGGCGGTCCGGCGGGCGGTCCACGACGGAACCGCCCCCGGCCAGTTCCCGGTAGCCGAGTTCCGGGCCATCCTCGCCGCCAGCGACAGTTAG
- a CDS encoding SAV_6107 family HEPN domain-containing protein, producing MPASSVVTIPAHVLPHRSPAELLRLARQGLAEASITRPDGLRYAAAHLAALRAAAAVLAIRAQPAPRRRNQLTSVWALLVRVAPELGEWAAYFAAGATRRAAAEAGVPRVVTGREADDLLRAAEQFVAVVEVGLGLTQPVPVSQPAPVSQPPARHAALAAA from the coding sequence ATGCCTGCCAGTTCGGTGGTCACCATCCCCGCTCATGTGTTGCCCCACCGCAGCCCCGCGGAGCTGCTCCGGCTGGCCCGGCAAGGGCTCGCTGAAGCGTCGATCACTCGCCCGGATGGCCTGCGGTACGCCGCGGCGCACCTCGCGGCGTTGCGGGCCGCCGCCGCGGTGTTGGCTATCCGGGCGCAGCCCGCGCCGCGTCGCCGTAACCAGCTGACCAGTGTCTGGGCGCTGCTCGTCCGGGTCGCTCCGGAGCTGGGGGAGTGGGCCGCCTACTTCGCGGCGGGTGCTACCCGACGGGCGGCGGCGGAGGCGGGAGTGCCCCGTGTGGTCACTGGCCGGGAAGCCGACGACCTCTTGCGGGCGGCCGAGCAGTTCGTCGCGGTGGTCGAGGTGGGGCTCGGCCTCACCCAGCCTGTGCCGGTCTCCCAGCCTGCGCCGGTCTCCCAGCCGCCCGCCAGACATGCGGCGTTAGCTGCTGCTTGA
- a CDS encoding DNA polymerase Y family protein — MTSPRTLLIWCPDWSVIAAEQFAGVSASRPVAVMHANRVVACSVAARAEGVGPGLRRREAQSRCPQLIVLAHDPMRDMRAFEPVLAAVEQVVAGVAVLRPGSCAVAARGPARYFGSEERAAEHIVEQIAQECAVEARVGIAEGIFAAELAAHAGQIVPAGTTREFLAGVEVTALARPELTSRLQRLGIATLGDFAALPAGDVMTRFGFDAGLAHRLAAGEDPQPLAVRRPPPELVVADEYEEPLARIDQAAFAGRALAERLHDRLAAHGLACTRLGIEAVTAHGEELHRSWRHDGLLTAAAIADRVRWQLAGWLQPHPRGGAAAGRGGPGAAASTRNAAEWARPTAGIRRLRLLPEGVLDHAGLQPGLWGEWGEERERAGRALARVQGLLGPEGVVTAVLQGGRSLAEQVRWVPWGDEREEPETAPPWPGRLPTPSPATVFRSPTPAVVCDRAGRPVQVSARLLVSAPPARLQLGDEQEVEITAWAGPWPVDERWWAPAEAYRVARFQLCLADGRAMLVSLSAGQWLVEAEYD; from the coding sequence ATGACCTCCCCGCGGACGCTGTTGATCTGGTGCCCGGACTGGTCGGTGATCGCTGCCGAACAGTTCGCCGGAGTGTCCGCGAGCCGGCCGGTGGCGGTCATGCACGCCAACCGGGTGGTCGCCTGCTCGGTAGCCGCCCGGGCGGAGGGGGTCGGGCCAGGGCTGCGGCGCCGCGAGGCGCAGAGTCGTTGTCCGCAGCTGATCGTGCTGGCGCACGATCCGATGCGCGACATGCGGGCGTTCGAACCAGTGCTAGCGGCGGTCGAGCAGGTGGTGGCGGGGGTGGCGGTGCTGCGCCCAGGTAGTTGCGCGGTCGCCGCTCGGGGACCGGCCCGCTACTTCGGATCCGAGGAGCGGGCGGCCGAGCACATTGTGGAGCAGATTGCGCAGGAGTGTGCGGTGGAGGCGCGCGTCGGCATCGCCGAAGGGATCTTCGCCGCGGAGCTGGCCGCCCACGCCGGCCAGATCGTCCCCGCGGGCACTACCCGGGAGTTCCTGGCCGGGGTTGAGGTGACCGCGTTGGCGCGACCCGAACTCACCTCGCGACTTCAGCGACTCGGCATCGCCACCCTCGGCGACTTCGCCGCGCTGCCGGCCGGAGACGTGATGACCCGGTTCGGGTTCGACGCCGGGCTGGCGCACCGGCTCGCCGCTGGGGAGGATCCGCAGCCGTTGGCGGTCCGGCGCCCACCGCCGGAGCTGGTCGTCGCCGACGAGTACGAAGAGCCACTGGCACGGATCGACCAGGCGGCCTTCGCGGGGCGGGCACTGGCCGAACGGCTGCATGATCGGCTCGCCGCGCACGGGCTGGCCTGCACCCGACTGGGCATCGAGGCGGTCACCGCCCACGGCGAAGAGCTGCACCGCAGTTGGCGGCACGACGGGTTGCTGACGGCGGCAGCGATCGCCGACCGGGTGCGGTGGCAGTTGGCGGGATGGCTGCAACCGCACCCCCGAGGTGGCGCGGCTGCGGGCCGGGGCGGGCCGGGCGCGGCGGCGTCTACGCGGAACGCGGCGGAGTGGGCGCGGCCAACCGCCGGTATCCGGCGGCTACGGCTGCTGCCCGAAGGTGTTCTCGACCATGCCGGGCTACAGCCAGGGCTCTGGGGCGAATGGGGGGAGGAGCGGGAACGCGCGGGCCGTGCCCTGGCCCGGGTGCAAGGGCTACTCGGCCCCGAAGGGGTGGTCACCGCGGTGTTGCAGGGCGGCCGTTCCCTGGCCGAGCAGGTGCGGTGGGTGCCGTGGGGAGACGAACGGGAAGAGCCCGAGACCGCGCCCCCGTGGCCCGGTCGGCTGCCAACACCCAGCCCGGCCACCGTGTTCCGGAGCCCGACCCCGGCTGTGGTCTGCGACCGGGCCGGCCGGCCGGTTCAGGTCAGCGCCCGGTTGCTGGTCAGCGCCCCGCCGGCGCGGCTGCAACTGGGCGACGAGCAGGAGGTCGAGATCACCGCCTGGGCGGGTCCGTGGCCGGTAGACGAACGATGGTGGGCACCCGCCGAGGCGTACCGGGTGGCGCGGTTCCAGCTGTGCCTGGCGGACGGGCGGGCGATGCTGGTGAGCCTTTCGGCGGGCCAGTGGTTGGTGGAGGCCGAGTATGACTAG